The Acidimicrobiales bacterium genome has a window encoding:
- a CDS encoding nuclear transport factor 2 family protein translates to MDDVQRDIADRLALRRLVDTYARDVDHRDSDAVALLFAPTGRLVAHFDPGAPGSPTIRTGREEIRGALVDGLARYLGTTHVVGGQVVGLGAGGDRDRATGETTCLAHHVYERAGERRLLVMAVRYHDEYVRTTGDDGGGPGGEGGVWCFAQRQLHVDWRDDRPVAQR, encoded by the coding sequence GTGGACGACGTGCAGCGTGACATCGCCGATCGCCTGGCCCTGCGCCGCCTGGTCGACACCTACGCCCGCGACGTCGACCACCGCGACAGCGACGCCGTCGCCCTGCTCTTCGCGCCCACGGGCCGGCTCGTCGCCCACTTCGACCCCGGCGCCCCGGGCTCGCCGACGATCCGCACCGGCCGCGAGGAGATCCGCGGCGCGCTGGTCGACGGCCTCGCCCGGTACCTCGGCACCACCCACGTGGTGGGCGGCCAGGTGGTCGGGCTCGGCGCCGGCGGTGACCGCGACCGGGCCACGGGCGAGACGACGTGCCTGGCCCACCACGTCTACGAGCGCGCCGGCGAGCGGCGGCTGCTCGTCATGGCCGTCCGCTACCACGACGAGTACGTGCGCACCACCGGCGACGACGGGGGCGGTCCCGGGGGCGAGGGCGGGGTGTGGTGCTTCGCCCAGCGCCAGCTGCACGTCGACTGGCGCGACGACCGCCCCGTGGCGCAGCGTTGA
- a CDS encoding LLM class F420-dependent oxidoreductase gives MTTLKLAALPPVRAGVCADPDWMAGFARHVEAIGFESIVVVEHPLVVGNTTSTYPYSPSGRMPLPDDCAIPDPVDTLAFLAGVTSTLGLSTGVLVLPAHHPVVMAKRLATVDRLSKGRVRLCIGVGWMREELEACGTDFDSRGRRTDECIDVMRALWADTEPEGASFEGEFFRFSHAHTHPKPYRPGGIPIHIGGHTKASVRRAARRGDGWQPLGLWGEELEQALARLVQETEAAGRDPSALELTISALSTSTTPETVEKLVAMGVDRLVVTCAEPDLAAARDDMSAVAQRLGLLP, from the coding sequence GTGACCACGCTGAAGCTCGCCGCCCTGCCGCCCGTGCGGGCCGGGGTGTGCGCGGACCCCGACTGGATGGCCGGCTTCGCCCGGCACGTCGAGGCCATCGGCTTCGAGTCCATCGTGGTCGTCGAGCACCCGCTCGTGGTCGGGAACACCACCAGCACGTACCCGTATTCACCCTCGGGACGCATGCCCCTGCCCGACGACTGCGCCATCCCCGACCCCGTCGACACGCTGGCCTTCCTGGCCGGGGTCACCTCGACCCTGGGGCTCTCCACCGGCGTGCTCGTCCTCCCGGCACACCACCCGGTGGTGATGGCCAAGCGCCTGGCCACCGTCGACCGGCTGTCGAAGGGCCGGGTCCGCCTGTGCATCGGCGTGGGCTGGATGCGCGAGGAGCTCGAGGCGTGCGGCACCGACTTCGACAGCCGGGGCCGGCGCACCGACGAGTGCATCGACGTGATGCGGGCCCTGTGGGCCGACACCGAGCCCGAGGGCGCCTCCTTCGAGGGCGAGTTCTTCCGGTTCTCCCACGCCCACACCCACCCCAAGCCCTACCGCCCGGGCGGGATCCCCATCCACATCGGGGGGCACACGAAGGCCTCGGTCCGGCGCGCGGCGCGCCGCGGCGACGGCTGGCAGCCGCTCGGGCTGTGGGGCGAGGAGCTCGAACAGGCCCTGGCGCGCCTGGTGCAGGAGACCGAGGCGGCGGGCCGCGACCCTTCCGCGCTCGAGCTGACGATCAGCGCCCTGTCCACGTCGACGACGCCCGAGACGGTGGAGAAGCTGGTGGCGATGGGGGTCGACCGCCTGGTGGTCACCTGTGCCGAGCCCGATCTGGCCGCCGCCAGGGACGACATGTCGGCCGTCGCCCAGCGCCTCGGCCTCCTGCCGTAG
- a CDS encoding FAD-binding protein, translated as MNVAVLVKQVPKVEELELLPDGRLKRDGVELEMNAYCRRAVSKGVEIARDTGGRCVVFTLGPPVAEDSLREAVAWGADEGVLVSDPAFAGSDTLATASALAAAVRHQGPFDLVLTGRNSIDADTGQVGPGVAELLGLPFAAGVKELTVGSVSVTVRCELDDGWRDARVALPAVLSVAERLTEPCKVPPQGRADVDPGRIRRLSAADLGPGPWGAAGSPTVVGEVRAMDVVRRRVVLSGDVAAQVAQAVDLLDRWGALDAVRHHHAPGSAATDADGSAEPGVDAVGPVPAAAPPTGTPTGTPTGTPGPVSTPVVAVVVEPGRPRLARELLAAAVHLARRLDGQVVAVGPELPGPGELAAWGADRALALTGTAVEEDVAEVLARWCAETAPWAVLAPGTLWGREVAARTAARTRSGLTGDAVGFGVEDGRLVAWKPAFGGSLVAAISCTSPVQMATVRPGVLPLRAARSAAPPVPVEHLAGTSRGRVEVTDAGRDDEVEALLAARTVVAVGQGVPPEEYGSLEPLLKVLGAQLGASRKVTDKGWLPRARQIGITGHSVAPALYVAVGVSGKFNHIVGARGAGTIVVVNTDPEARIMEWADVAIVGDWREVVPLLAGALG; from the coding sequence GTGAACGTCGCCGTCCTCGTCAAGCAGGTGCCGAAGGTCGAGGAGTTGGAGCTGCTCCCCGACGGGCGGCTCAAGCGCGACGGCGTCGAGCTCGAGATGAACGCCTATTGCCGCCGCGCCGTCAGCAAGGGCGTCGAGATCGCCCGGGACACCGGCGGCCGGTGCGTGGTGTTCACCCTCGGGCCCCCCGTGGCCGAGGATTCCCTGCGCGAGGCGGTGGCCTGGGGCGCGGACGAGGGCGTGCTCGTGTCCGACCCCGCCTTCGCCGGCTCCGACACCCTGGCCACGGCCTCGGCCCTGGCCGCCGCCGTGCGCCACCAGGGCCCGTTCGACCTGGTCCTGACGGGGCGCAACTCGATCGACGCCGACACCGGCCAGGTGGGCCCGGGGGTGGCCGAGCTGCTGGGGCTGCCCTTCGCCGCCGGCGTCAAGGAGCTCACCGTGGGGAGTGTGTCCGTGACGGTGCGCTGTGAGCTCGACGACGGCTGGCGCGACGCCCGGGTGGCGCTGCCGGCGGTGCTGTCGGTGGCCGAGCGGCTCACCGAGCCCTGCAAGGTCCCGCCCCAGGGGCGCGCCGACGTCGACCCTGGGCGGATCCGCCGGCTGTCGGCGGCCGACCTGGGCCCCGGCCCGTGGGGCGCGGCGGGGAGCCCGACGGTGGTGGGCGAGGTGCGCGCCATGGACGTGGTGCGCCGTCGTGTGGTGCTGTCCGGTGACGTCGCCGCCCAGGTGGCGCAGGCCGTGGACCTGCTGGACCGGTGGGGTGCGCTCGACGCCGTCCGTCACCACCACGCCCCCGGGAGCGCGGCGACCGACGCCGACGGCAGCGCCGAGCCCGGTGTCGACGCCGTGGGCCCCGTCCCCGCCGCCGCACCGCCGACGGGGACGCCGACGGGGACGCCGACGGGGACGCCGGGGCCGGTGTCGACGCCGGTGGTCGCCGTGGTGGTGGAGCCCGGCCGGCCGCGCCTGGCGCGCGAGCTGCTGGCCGCGGCCGTCCACCTCGCCCGGCGCCTCGACGGCCAGGTCGTCGCCGTCGGGCCCGAGCTCCCGGGTCCCGGCGAGCTGGCCGCCTGGGGCGCGGACCGGGCGCTGGCCCTGACGGGCACGGCGGTGGAGGAGGACGTGGCCGAGGTCCTCGCCCGGTGGTGCGCCGAGACCGCGCCGTGGGCGGTGCTCGCCCCCGGGACGCTGTGGGGACGCGAGGTGGCGGCCCGGACCGCCGCCCGCACGCGGTCGGGCCTGACCGGCGACGCCGTGGGCTTCGGGGTCGAGGACGGCCGCCTGGTGGCCTGGAAGCCGGCCTTCGGCGGGAGCCTGGTGGCGGCCATCTCGTGCACGTCGCCCGTGCAGATGGCGACGGTGCGCCCCGGCGTCCTGCCCCTGCGCGCCGCACGGTCCGCCGCACCCCCGGTGCCGGTGGAGCACCTGGCGGGGACGAGCCGAGGCCGCGTCGAGGTCACCGACGCCGGCCGCGACGACGAGGTCGAGGCGCTGCTGGCGGCGCGCACGGTCGTGGCCGTGGGCCAGGGGGTCCCCCCCGAGGAGTACGGCAGCCTCGAGCCCCTGCTGAAGGTCCTGGGGGCGCAGCTCGGGGCCTCGCGCAAGGTGACCGACAAGGGGTGGCTGCCCCGGGCCCGGCAGATCGGCATCACCGGGCACAGCGTGGCCCCGGCCCTCTACGTGGCCGTGGGGGTGTCGGGGAAGTTCAACCACATCGTGGGGGCGCGTGGGGCGGGCACCATCGTCGTCGTCAACACCGACCCCGAGGCCAGGATCATGGAATGGGCCGATGTGGCCATCGTCGGTGACTGGCGCGAGGTGGTGCCGCTGCTCGCCGGCGCCCTGGGCTGA
- the ilvA gene encoding threonine ammonia-lyase IlvA, which translates to MAASGAGWRERVGLDDVRAAAERLRPVGVTTPLQRSDRLSQRTGAEVYLKREDLQAVRSYKIRGAYNFIAGLSADALAAGVVCASAGNHGQGVAWSCRHLGVRGAVFLPDRTPRQKVARIRALAGALVDVRFAGESFDDANAAAFAFAGETGATVVPTFDHPATIAGQGTIALEVLDQLGAAPDVMTVPIGGGGLVSGIAVALDGLGAPTTIVGVQPAGAPAMARSVEAGRRLTIDITDDFVDGAVVRTPGELTFAVVCDLVPRMVVVAEGRVCTEQLDLYQTDGIVAEPAGALALAALDDIAPEIAGRTVVCILSGGNNDVARYDEIIERSLVHQGLKHYFVVAFPQRPGALRRFLDECLGDTDDIVLFEYIKKNDREFGPALVGIQLGDRDDLRPLLDRIARSGLDAQLVPPDSPLFRLLV; encoded by the coding sequence GTGGCGGCGTCGGGTGCAGGGTGGCGCGAACGGGTCGGCCTCGACGACGTCCGGGCCGCCGCCGAGCGCCTCCGGCCCGTCGGCGTCACCACGCCGCTGCAGCGCAGCGACCGGCTGTCGCAGCGCACCGGCGCCGAGGTGTACCTGAAGCGCGAGGACCTCCAGGCCGTCCGCTCGTACAAGATCCGGGGCGCCTACAACTTCATCGCCGGCCTGTCGGCCGACGCCCTGGCGGCCGGGGTGGTGTGCGCCAGTGCCGGCAACCACGGCCAGGGCGTGGCCTGGAGCTGCCGCCACCTCGGCGTGCGTGGGGCCGTCTTCCTGCCCGACCGCACCCCGCGCCAGAAGGTGGCCCGCATCCGGGCCCTGGCCGGCGCCCTGGTGGACGTGCGCTTCGCCGGGGAGAGCTTCGACGACGCCAACGCCGCCGCCTTCGCCTTCGCCGGGGAGACGGGGGCCACGGTGGTGCCCACCTTCGACCACCCCGCCACGATCGCGGGCCAGGGGACCATCGCCCTCGAGGTGCTCGACCAGCTCGGCGCGGCGCCGGACGTCATGACCGTCCCCATCGGCGGGGGCGGGCTCGTGTCGGGCATCGCCGTCGCCCTCGACGGGCTCGGGGCGCCCACCACGATCGTCGGCGTGCAGCCCGCCGGGGCGCCGGCCATGGCGCGCTCGGTCGAGGCCGGCCGGCGCCTGACCATCGACATCACCGACGACTTCGTCGACGGCGCCGTGGTGCGCACGCCGGGCGAGCTCACCTTCGCCGTCGTGTGCGACCTCGTCCCCCGCATGGTGGTGGTGGCCGAGGGCCGGGTGTGCACCGAGCAGCTCGACCTCTACCAGACCGACGGCATCGTGGCCGAGCCCGCCGGGGCGCTCGCCCTGGCCGCGCTCGACGACATCGCCCCCGAGATCGCCGGCCGTACCGTGGTGTGCATCTTGAGCGGCGGCAACAACGACGTGGCCCGCTACGACGAGATCATCGAGCGCAGCCTGGTGCACCAGGGCCTGAAGCACTACTTCGTCGTGGCCTTCCCGCAGCGCCCCGGCGCCCTGCGCCGGTTTCTCGACGAGTGCCTGGGCGACACCGACGACATCGTGCTCTTCGAGTACATCAAGAAGAACGATCGGGAGTTCGGCCCTGCGCTCGTCGGGATCCAGCTCGGCGACAGAGACGACCTCCGGCCCCTCCTCGACCGCATCGCCCGGTCCGGCCTCGACGCCCAGCTGGTGCCGCCCGACAGCCCCCTGTTCCGCCTGCTGGTGTGA